The following coding sequences are from one Epinephelus moara isolate mb chromosome 7, YSFRI_EMoa_1.0, whole genome shotgun sequence window:
- the lrrc3 gene encoding leucine-rich repeat-containing protein 3, whose product MQDLAGPDMPRKFPVFDGFALLWGLLFGIFVTSAPAMACPTSCHCIEKSGMTVVQCMSRNLENIPSDLPRDTVVLLLASNHITHIPNHAFRELHYLQELDLSNNDIETVDLGAFQGVSDSLLILDLSNNHIQSVPKEAFARLRAKISLSNNPWHCECTLQEVLRELRLDPETVNEVICHTAVQEEYAGKPVIQVLDSGINFCNFHHKTTDVAMFVTMFGWFTMVIAYVIYYVRHNQEDARRHLEYLKSLPSSSQISKDFDTISTVL is encoded by the coding sequence ATGCAGGACTTAGCGGGGCCTGATATGCCCAGGAAATTTCCTGTCTTCGATGGCTTTGCCCTCTTATGGGGCTTGCTCTTTGGAATATTCGTCACAAGTGCACCAGCGATGGCTTGTCCCACGAGTTGTCACTGTATAGAGAAGAGTGGCATGACCGTGGTGCAATGTATGTCTCGCAACTTGGAAAACATCCCATCAGATCTTCCAAGAGATACTGTTGTTCTTCTTTTGGCATCCAACCACATCACCCACATCCCCAACCACGCCTTCAGAGAGCTGCACTACCTTCAGGAGCTGGACCTGTCCAACAATGACATTGAAACTGTGGACCTCGGAGCATTTCAAGGTGTTTCCGACAGCCTCCTCATCCTGGATCTATCGAACAACCATATCCAAAGTGTCCCCAAAGAGGCATTTGCACGTCTACGAGCAAAAATCAGCCTCTCGAACAACCCGTGGCACTGTGAGTGCACGCTGCAGGAGGTCCTGAGGGAACTGCGTCTGGACCCCGAGACAGTGAATGAGGTGATCTGCCACACAGCTGTGCAGGAGGAATATGCAGGCAAACCGGTAATCCAGGTGCTGGACTCAGGGATCAACTTCTGCAACTTTCATCACAAGACCACTGACGTAGCCATGTTCGTCACCATGTTCGGATGGTTCACCATGGTAATCGCGTACGTCATCTACTATGTGAGACACAATCAGGAGGATGCCAGGAGGCACCTGGAGTACCTCAAGTCACTGCCCAGCAGCTCTCAGATCAGCAAAGACTTTGACACCATCAGCACTGTTCTCTAG